A single region of the Melospiza melodia melodia isolate bMelMel2 chromosome 7 unlocalized genomic scaffold, bMelMel2.pri SUPER_7_unloc_1, whole genome shotgun sequence genome encodes:
- the LOC134432887 gene encoding olfactory receptor 14J1-like, which yields LHYGTLLGSRACAHMAAAAWASAFLNALLHTANTFSLPLCHGNVLGQFFCEIPQILKLSCSKSYLREFGLLAVSACLSFGCFVFIVFSYMQIFRAVLRIPSEQGRHKAFSTCLPHLAVVSLFYSTGTFAYLKPPSISSPSLDLALSVLYSVVPPWWHLDLPL from the exons ctgcactacgggaccctcctgggcagcagagcttgtgcccacatggcagcagctgcctgggccagtgcctttctcaatgctttgctgcacacagccaatacattttccctgcccctgtgccatggcaatgtcctgggccagttcttctgtgaaatccctcagatcctcaaactctcctgctccaaatcctaccttagggaatttgggctgcttgctgttagtgcctgtttatcatttggttgttttgtgttcattgttttctcctatatgcagatcttcagggctgtgctgaggatcccctctgagcagggacggcacaaagccttttccacctgcctccctcacctggccgtggtctctcttttctatagcactggcacgtttgcctacctgaagcccccctccatctcctccccatccctggatctggccctgtcagttctgtactcagtggtgcctcca tggtggcacctggaccTCCCCCTGTAg